A window of the Thalassospira indica genome harbors these coding sequences:
- a CDS encoding DNA-binding domain-containing protein, translated as MTELKSFYDGFADALRAPEPDAVPRSFADGYAHRFAIYRNNVHRGLYDALGAAYPTVRKLVGDGFFDRLAQGFVQSETARSGSLALYGAGFAEYLAGHPILESLPYLPDIARLERARLEVSTSADAKPLLANDLAGLEDQLETMILGAHPACQVIASRHPIFAIWMAQNPVNGEQGGKTSIVQRPETLLVTRPYMQVDMRPLTAGQDVFFTSLTQDGLDLGEACAKALEADASFDVMPSFAEFLTSGAFDARFNIPRGNGYDDE; from the coding sequence ATGACGGAACTTAAATCCTTTTATGACGGCTTTGCCGATGCACTGCGCGCACCGGAACCCGATGCGGTGCCACGCAGTTTCGCTGATGGCTATGCGCACCGCTTTGCGATTTACCGCAACAATGTTCATCGCGGTTTGTATGACGCGTTGGGTGCTGCTTACCCGACCGTGCGCAAGCTTGTGGGCGACGGCTTTTTTGATCGTTTGGCACAGGGGTTTGTTCAATCCGAAACCGCGCGTTCGGGATCGCTGGCCCTGTATGGCGCTGGATTTGCCGAATATCTGGCAGGCCACCCGATCCTCGAAAGCCTGCCGTATTTACCCGATATCGCCCGGCTGGAACGTGCACGCCTTGAAGTCAGCACATCTGCGGATGCGAAGCCGCTTCTGGCCAATGATCTTGCCGGGCTTGAAGACCAGCTTGAAACGATGATTTTGGGCGCCCATCCGGCGTGTCAGGTGATCGCATCACGCCATCCGATCTTTGCAATCTGGATGGCCCAGAACCCGGTAAACGGCGAACAGGGTGGCAAAACCAGCATCGTGCAACGCCCTGAAACTCTTCTGGTGACGCGGCCATATATGCAGGTCGACATGCGCCCTCTGACAGCCGGGCAGGACGTGTTCTTTACCTCACTGACGCAAGACGGGCTTGATCTTGGTGAAGCCTGCGCCAAAGCCCTTGAGGCGGATGCCAGTTTTGACGTCATGCCAAGCTTTGCCGAGTTCTTAACATCGGGCGCATTCGATGCCCGTTTTAATATCCCGAGAGGAAACGGGTATGATGATGAATAG